One window from the genome of Cryptococcus deuterogattii R265 chromosome 10, complete sequence encodes:
- a CDS encoding sugar transporter has translation MSAVDPTNFLHEKHERPEHLSDADNGTVFSSNGFRLSEEDIQAARDVIPSRVSGKGLTWMVTFVAGTGFTLFGYDQGVMSGLLTLPSFEAQFPNTAGGFEGSRTATLQSFMVAIYEIGCMMGAISSIWIGDRLGRRHTISLGGLIMLVGAILQTAAVDYAMMLVARVVTGVGNGLLTSTVPAYQSECSKPHRRGQLVLVEGSLIAFGIMISYWMDLAFYFTSGSISWRFPIAFQIVFILIMVFCMYVFRLPESPRWLAANGKNAESLAVLAALSNTTVDDQEVMNTFHGITDTLAAENSGSFKFSEIFTHGKSQHFRRTLLGMAAQCFQQICGINLITYYLTSVLTGLGLGAVMSRIISGVNGTCYFLTSLVAIAIIERAGRRHLMLWMAGFQAVTMAILAGLYDLSTNEENPNKTAQVFSVLMLFLFNTWFSVGYLGMTWLYPAEVTPLRVRAPANALSTASNWVFNFMVVMATGPMFANIGWGTYAFFAAINAVVILPCVYLFFPETKRYSLEDLDIIFAKANTEGRSPVRVSLHPEEIPPAGSREAEEILGRAAAPHIKSRTSHGNMITRALSRTSASGKDRDQHHETA, from the exons ATGTCTGCCGTTGACCCAACCAACTTCCTTCACGAGAAACATGAAAGGCCCGAACATCTGTCAGACGCCGATAATGGCACAGTATTTTCCAGCAACGGTTTCCGTTTATCAGAGGAAGATATTCAAGCAGCTCGAGATGTTATACCATCTAGAGTTTCCGGCAAGGGGTTGACCTGGATG GTAACCTTCGTCGCTGGTACCGGTTTTACCCTTTTCGGATACGACCAAGGTGTTATGTCGGGTCTCTTAaccctcccatccttcgAAGCTCAGTTCCCCAATACCGCTGGTGGTTTCGAAGGATCCCGAACAGCGACTCTTCAGTCATTCATGGTGGCCATCT ACGAGATTGGCTGTATGATGGGTGCCATTTCAAGTATTTGGATTGGTGACCGACTTGGTCGTCGACATACCATCTCTCT TGGTGGTTTAATCATGCTTGTCGGCGCCATCCTTCAGACTGCCGCTGTTGATTATGCCATGATGCTCGTCGCCCGTGTTGTTACAGGTGTCGGAAATGGTCTCTTAACTTCTACTGTCCCCGCATATCAGAGTGAATGTTCCAAACCCCATCGACGAGGTCAACTAGTGCTTGTAGAGGGCTCTTTGATTGCCTTTGGTATTATGATTTCTTATTG GATGGATCTCGCTTTCTATTTCACCTCCGGATCCATTTCATGGCGATTCCCTATTGCATTCCAAATTGTGTTCATTTTGATCATGGTCTTCTGCATG TACGTCTTCCGACTCCCCGAGTCTCCTCGATGGCTTGCCGCGAACGGTAAAAACGCCGAATCTCTTGCAGTCCTTGCCGCCTTGTCCAACACTACAGTTGACGACCAAGAGGTTATGAACACTTTCCATGGGATTACGGACACTCTCGCCGCAGAGAACTCTGGTTCTTTCAAGTTCTCCGAGATCTTCACTCATGGAAAGTCTCAGCACTTTAGGAGGACGTTGCTCGGTATGGCTGCTCAGTGTTTTCAACAGATTTGTGGAATTAA CCTTATTACCTATTATCTTACTTCTGTGCTGACTGGTCTCGGCCTCGGCGCGGTTATGTCTCGAATCATCTCGGGTGTCAACGGTACTTGTTACTTCCTCACTTCCCTTGTCGCCATTGCGATCATCGAACGCGCTGGTCGTCGTCATCTTATGCTCTGGATGGCCGGGTTCCAAGCTGTCACCATGGCGATCCTCGCAGGTCTTTATGACCTCTCCACGAATGAGGAAAACCCGAACAAGACTGCCCAAGTCTTCTCTGTCCTTAtgcttttcctcttcaacactTGGTTCTCTGTCGGTTACCTTGGTATGACCTGGCTTTATCCTGCTGAAGTCACTCCTCTTCGAGTGCGCGCCCCTGCCAATGCGTTGTCTACTGCCTCCAACTGGGTCTTCAACTTTATGGTCGTCATGGCTACTGGTCCCATGTTCGCCAACATCGGCTGGGGTACGTATGCCTTTTTTGCCGCCATCAACGCCGTCGTTATCCTTCCTTGTGTTTATTTGTTCTTCCCTG AGACCAAGCGATACAGTCTTGAAGACTTGGACATTATCTTCGCCAAGGCCAACACAGAGGGTCGTTCACCTGTTCGTGTCTCCCTTCACCCCGAAGAGATTCCTCCTGCTGGTTCAAGGGAGGCTGAAGAAATCCTCGGCCGCGCAGCCGCCCCTCACATAAAGTCTAGGACTAGCCACGGCAACATGATCACAAGAGCGTTGTCAAGGACGAGTGCGAGTGGCAAAGACCGTGACCAACACCACGAGACTGCTTAG
- a CDS encoding CDP-diacylglycerol-inositol 3-phosphatidyltransferase has product MAPTTRSKQSTPVLEAEESTSKSTATSLGPAEGELKQRMREGSRSRTRDEVWDPKYAVDLATTTVDENVFLFVPNLIGYTRVITAAASLFFMPYHPKACTLLYSVSCMLDVVDGQAARALGQTSRFGAVLDMVTDRCTTACLLCFLSSVYPSYSMLFMFLITLDFSSHYIHMYSSLTTGSTSHKTVTSDVSRILWYYYNDSRTLFVFCFANELFFVCLYLNHYWTTPLMTNFPIPTALLTSDLTAAHPKLVGGVINVLKNLNWPQVVAAMTFPICAGKQIINVVQFWKASKILVGVDLAERRAAREQKLATQLRAQ; this is encoded by the exons ATGGCACCCACAACCCGCTCAAAACAGTCTACTCCAGTACTCGAAGCTGAGGAATCTACGTCCAAATCTACCGCCACGTCTCTCGGCCCCGCGGAGGGTGAGCTCAAGCAGCGCatgagggaaggaagtaGGTCCAGGACGAGAGATGAAGTCTGGGACCCAAAGTA TGCGGTTGATTTGGC GACCACCAC TGTCGATGAAAATGTATTTCTGTTCGTTCCCAACTTGATCGGCTACACCCGCGTCATCACTGCCGCCGCTTCCTTATTCTTCATGCCTTACCATCCTAAAGCGTGTACTCTGCTCTACTCTGTCTCATGTATGCTTGATGTGGTCGACGGGCAAGCCGCAAGGGCTCTGGGACAAACCAGCAGGTTTGGAGCTGTTTTGGATATGGTGACTGATCG ATGCACCACCGCGTGCCTGTTGTGCTTTCTGTCAAGCGTCTATCCCTCCTACTCTATGCTTTTCATGTTTCTCATCACCCTTGACTTTTCCTCACATTACATCCACATGTACTC GTCTCTTACCACCGGATCAACCAGCCACAAGACTGTCACCTCTGATGTCTCCCGTATCCTCTGGTACTATTACAACGATTCT cgcaccctcttcgtcttttgcTTCGCCAACgaactcttcttcgtttgCCTCTACCTTAATCACTACTGGACAACTCCCTTGATGACCAACTTCCCCATTCCGACCGCTCTCCTCACCTCGGACCTCACTGCCGCTCACCCCAAGCTGGTGGGCGGCGTGATCAACGtgttgaagaacttgaaCTGGCCTCAGGTGGTGGCCGCTATGACTTTCCCGATTTGTGCGGGGAAGCAGATTATCAATGTTGTGCAGTTCTGGAAGGCTAGTAAGATC CTTGTTGGTGTCGACCTCGCTGAGAGACGAGCTGCGCGTGAGCAAAAGCTGGCTACACAACTTCGAGCGCAGTAA
- a CDS encoding glutamate 5-kinase, whose translation MSGKSKFTPLTIVIKLGTSSIVSPTYPFVPHLRLLSSIVETVVKLRAQGHRVVLVSSGAIGVGLRRMDLKERGKGLHQKQALAAVGQGRLIALWDNLFSQLDQPIAQILLTRMDISERTRYLNAQNTFSELLQMGVIPIVNENDTVSVSEIKFGDNDTLSAISSAICHADYLFLLTDVDCLYTDNPRNNPDAKPVRVVRDIEKVKQQVSTSTLGTSLGTGGMSTKLIAAELATAAGTTTVVMHSANVTDIFKIIENGPSPCREIAETPELFEGPLCTRFLRRESALKDRKWWIAHGLHAAGTVVIDEGACRAIRRKESGGRLLPAGVVRIVGPFASHQAVRLVVRRRRHDDVAALDSVDESTPGSPTPDLSQIPQPVTLASPALRHLTIGTTNPITILSDTNNTEPDTPQLQPSMSLSSSIASLDPLSRSVPPSPAITALAERLGTASLTSIGRGVAEGESDEWEEVEVAKGLARYNSVEIDRIKGRKSSEIEKLIGYVESEHVVDSITFL comes from the exons ATGTCC GGTAAATCAAAATTCACCCCTCTGACTATCGTTATCAAACTCG GTACTTCCTCTATTGTATCACCAACATACCCTTTTGTCCCACATCTTCGACTTCTTTCATCTATCGTTGAGACTGTAGTGAAGCTCCGGGCGCAAGGACATCGTGTCGTCCTGGTATCTTCGGGTGCTATCGGTGtggggttgaggaggatggatctcaaggaaagagggaagggattgCATCAGAAGCAG gctcttgctgctgttggtCAAGGGCGGTTAATTGCGCTGTGGGATAACCTGTTCTCTCAATTGGACCAACCTATTGCCCAGATTCTTCTCACCCGAATGGACATTTCAGAA AGAACGCGTTATCTCAACGCTCAAAACACTTTCTCCGAATTACTGCAAATGGGCGTTATTCCTATCGTCAATGAGAATGACACGGTCTCGGTCTCT GAAATCAAATTTGGCGACAATGACACATTATCGGCGATTTCCTCTGCAATCTGCCATGCCGactatctcttccttttgacTGACGTTGACTGTTT ATACACAGACAACCCCCGTAATAATCCCGATGCGAAGCCTGTGAGAGTCGTACGCGACATTGAGAAGGTGAAACAGCAAG TGTCTACCTCTACCCTCGGAACATCTCTCGGCACGGGAGGCATGTCCACAAAGCTCATTGCTGCCGAGCTTGCTACAGCCGCTGGCACAACCACCGTCGTTATGCACTCAGCCAACGTCACTGACATTTTCAAAATCATTGAAAACGGTCCTTCGCCTTGCCGGGAGATAGCAGAGACTCCCGAACTGTTTGAGGGCCCGCTGTGTACGAGATTTTTGAGACGAGAGTCAGCTCTTAAAGA CCGAAAATGGTGGATCGCTCACGGTCTTCACGCTGCTGGTACTGTTGTCATCGACGAAGGTGCCTGTCGTGCCATCCGACGCAAAGAATCCGGTGGCcgacttcttcctgctGGTGTCGTCCGCATCGTCGGCCCTTTCGCAAGTCACCAAGCCGTCCGTCTCGTTGTTCGCCGTCGCCGCCACGACGACGTCGCTGCCCTTGACTCAGTCGACGAATCAACCCCAGGTAGCCCTACCCCCGACCTCTCCCAAATACCTCAGCCGGTGACACTCgcttctcctgctcttcgACACCTTACAATTGGAACCACCAATCCTATTACCATCCTGTCTGACACCAACAACACTGAACCTGATACTCCTCAGCTCCAACCTTCCATgtctctttcatcatcgaTCGCTTCCCTTGACCCATTAAGCAGGAGCGTGCCCCCTAGCCCCGCCATAACGGCTTTGGCAGAGAGGTTAGGCACGGCATCCTTAACGAGTATTGGACGCGGGGTGGCTGAAGGTGAGAGCGAtgagtgggaagaggtCGAAGTGGCAAAGGGTCTGGCTCGGTACAACAGTGTAGAGATTGATAGGATTAAGGGACGAAAGAG TTCGGAAATCGAAAAACTTATTGGATACGTCGAAAGCGAGCATGTGGTGGACTCGATTACGTTCTTGTAG
- a CDS encoding galactose transporter, protein MGGGAPAGGDFDALLAQRQNEGWRGLFKNGRALGLACFASLGGVLYGYNQGVFGQVQVMYNFEQRYTATLTNPDTKGLLTSILELGAFLGALMAGPLSDRFSRKYSISAWCIVFMMGTAIQTGANSNVACIYAGRWFAGMGVGALSMLVPMFNAELAPPGIRGSLVALQQLAITFGILVSYWIGYGTNYIGGTGPGQTTAAWRIPLGLQLIPAVVLCIGACFLPFSPRWLMLRGREEECLTNLAMLRHSAEDTPEVQYEFRALQAERLVEREAAKERYGQEDVNFRVTMLEYKRLFTTRPLLHRLLLGAGAQALQQWTGINAIIYYAPTIFAQIGLTGSGASGTISLLATGIVGIVNFVFTIPAVLFVDNFGRKPLLAWGEANMAISHAIIAAIVAEFGNSFGTHKSAGNAAVFFIYWYIANFAVTWGPLAWVVSAEVFPLDMRAKGMSISSGVNWIMNFTVAMVTPHMIDNIGYKTYIVFMCFCVVGFFYAVFILPELKGLSLEEIDNVFHDESGAEDRARRERVAAQIGLDKVAAQIQHKEKANDSEA, encoded by the exons ATGGGAGGTGGTGCCCCTGCTGGTGGAGACTTTGACGCTCTCCTCGCTCAACGCCAGAACGAAGGCTGGCGAGGTCTTTTTAAGAACGGCCGAGCTCTTGGTTTGGCATGTTTTGCTTCTCTCGGTGGTGTTCTCTATGGTTATAACCAG GGTGTTTTCGGTCAAGTCCAAGTCATGTACAACTTCGAGCAGCGATACACTGCTACA TTAACAAACCCCGACACTAAGGGTCTCTTGACCTCTATTCTCGAACTCGGTGCTTTCCTCGGTGCTCTCATGGCTGGTCCGTTGTCTGACAGGTTTTCCCGAAAG TACTCTATTTCTGCTTGGTGTATTGTTTTTATGATGGGTACTGCCATTCAAACCGGTGCCAACTCCAACGTCGCGTGCATCTACG CTGGTCGATGGTTTGCCGGTATGGGTGTTGGTGCTCTTTCTATGCTTGTTCCTATGTTCAACGCCGAGTTGGCTCCTCCTGGTATTCGAGGTTCTTTGGtcgctcttcaacaacttgCCATTACTTTTGGTATCCTTGTTTCTTACTGGATTGGCTATGGTACTAACT ACATTGGCGGTACTGGACCCGGTCAGACTACAGCCGCTTGGCGAATTCCCCTTGGTCTCCAGCTTATCCCTGCTGTGGTTCTCTGTATCGGTGcttgcttccttcccttctcgcCCCGATGGCTCATGCTTAGGG GTCGTGAGGAGGAATGCCTAACCAACTTGGCTATGCTCCGTCACTCTGCTGAAGATACCCCTGAAGTTCAGTATGAGTTCCGTGCCCTCCAAGCTGAGCGTCTTGTCGAGCGCGAGGCCGCCAAAGAACGATACGGTCAGGAGGATGTTAACTTCCGTGTTACCATGCTTGAGTACAAAAGGTTGTTCACCACCAggccccttcttcaccgaCTCTTACTCGGTGCTGGTGCCCAGGCTTTGCAGCAATGGACCGGTATCAATGCAATCATCTATTACGCTCCTACCATTTTTGCGCAGATAGGTCTTACCGGTAGCGGTGCTAGTGGTACGATCAGTCTTTTGGCCACCGGTATCGTCGGTATCGTCAACTTCGTTTTCACTATTCCTGCCGTGCTTTTCGTCGACAAC TTCGGTCGAAAGCCTCTCCTGGCCTGGGGTGAAGCCAACATGGCCATCTCTCACGCTATCATTGCTGCTATTGTTGCCGAGTTCGGTAACAGCTTTGGTACCCACAAGTCGGCTGGTAACGCCGCCGTTTTCTTC ATCTACTGGTACATTGCCAACTTCGCCGTCACCTGGGGTCCCTTGGCCTGGGTTGTTTCCGCTGAAGTCTTCCCTCTCGACATGCGTGCCAAGGGTATGAGTATCTCTTCAGGTGTCAACTGGATt ATGAACTTCACCGTCGCTATGGTTACCCCTCACATGATCGATAACATTGGTTACAAGACCTACATCGTGTTCATGTGCTTCTGTGTTGTCGGCTTCTTCTATGCCGtcttcattcttccagAACTTAAGGGCCTCTCTCTCGAAGAGATCGACAACGTTTTCCACGACGAGTCCGGTGCCGAGGACCGAGCACGACGTGAACGTGTTGCTGCCCAGATCGGTTTGGACAAAGTTGCCGCACAAATCCAGcacaaggagaaggctaACGACTCTGAAGCGTAA
- a CDS encoding formamidopyrimidine-DNA glycosylase, whose amino-acid sequence MPELPEVERARKLIEDSCKGYKIASVDAQEDRIIFTGGIDHNEFAKEITGRTITGCERKGKMFWITLSGEGRYPVMHFGMTGMIQLKGQEPTWYRRRPKESADVWPPRFYKLVMRLEPQKGSIGDEPRELAFIDGRRLGRLRLVSDPVSSYPPVSELGFDPVLNHPTLEEFTKLLVNKKGTVKGVIMDQAFSAGVGNWVADEVLYQARIHPSCPIPALSEQNIKDLHHQLRAVPLTAISVNADSKLFPSDWLFRWRWNKGTTQKKQMEKDKKTKGKKVVDGEGGEDVEPEDKEFLELPDGSPATIKFIEVGGRTTALVEELQKMPEGVKVKSKISKGGKVAGAKRKKPLKEEESDEDSELSDQSEPEEKKPERSFTARQREAAEKKGVNNDSAWQTKNEDTKSSAAERRAVGPRTGKSKDHQDSKVKKEEASKRPRISKMKLKAVDEKSRKVKPQRGRNKAASTAESSELSDVPE is encoded by the exons ATGCCAGAGCTCCCTG AAGTTGAAAGAGCTCGGAAACTTATTGAAGACTCCTGCAAGGGGTACAAGATCGCTTCCGTCGATGCACAAGAAGACcgtatcatcttcacagGTGGCATAGATCATAACGAGTTCGCCAAAGAGATAACAGGAAGAACTATAACAGGATGTGAGCGGAAAGGCAAAAT GTTCTGGATAACTTTGTCAGGTGAAGGACGATACCCGGTAATGCATTTTGGCATGACAGGTATGATACAGCTTAAAGGTCAAGAACCAACTTGGTATCGAAGGAGGCCCAAAGAGAGTGCGGATGTTTGGCCTCCAAGA TTTTATAAGTT AGTAATGAGGCTTGAACCTCAAAAAGGCTCCATCGGCGACGAACCTCGAGAACTGGCCTTCATAGATG GACGCCGACTTGGTCGTCTTCGCCTGGTATCGGATCCTGTATCTTCCTATCCTCCCGTCTCAGAGTTAGGTTTCGACCCAGTACTCAACCACCCAACTTTAGAAGAGTTTACAAAGCTGCTGGTGAACAAGAAAGGTACTGTGAAAGGTGTCATCATGGACCAAGCATTCAGCGCGGGTGTTGGTAAT TGGGTTGCAGATGA GGTACTTTACCAGGCCCGTATCCACCCCTCGTGCCCCATTCCGGCATTGTCCGAACAAAACATCAaagatcttcatcatcaactccGTGCCGTCCCTCTTACTGCAATATCTGTCAATGCCGACTCAAAACTTTTTCCTTCCGACTGGCTTTTCCGCTGGAGGTGGAATAAAGGTACAACtcagaagaagcagatggagaaggataaaaagactaaaggaaagaaagtCGTTGATGGTGAGGGGGGTGAGGATGTGGAGCCCGAGGATAAAGAGTTTTTGGAGCTT CCCGATGGATCGCCAGCGACGATCAAGTTTATTGAAGTCGGCGGACGTACGACTGCATTAGTCGAAGAACTGCAAAAGATGCCGGAAGGGGTCAAGGTCAAGTCGAAAATCAGTAAAGGTGGCAAAGTGGCAGgagcgaagaggaagaagcccctcaaggaggaagagtcg GACGAAGACAGTGAACTATCCGACCAGAGCGAaccagaagagaagaaaccAGAAAGATCATTTACGGCAAGACAAAGAGAAGCtgcagagaaaaagggtgTAAACAACGATTCAGCCTGGCAGACGAAAAATGAAGATACTAAGTCTTCTGCTGCGGAACGACGAGCAGTCGGGCCGAGGACTGGGAAGTCCAAAGATCATCAGGATTCAAAAgtaaagaaagaagaagcaagtAAAAGA CCTCGTATATCCAAGATGAAATTGAAGGCAGTTGACGAGAAATCTAGAAAAGTCAAACCTCAAAGAGGTAGAAACAAGGCAGCTTCAACTGCAGAGTCTTCAGAATTATCGGATGTTCCCGAATAA
- a CDS encoding sphinganine-1-phosphate aldolase encodes MPVFSMLINNTENYQRRFDQIARAALAYWVLKYVLLDGFRHVKAKGLCGTVDEIKNSIKSLVVRVMLTFPSNKVKLNSELAKARAELKEKLAPSQYPDGVRLTTVKTLPETGRGREWLESEWKNLKKLEKGDVDNGRVSGAVYHGGDELNAVINEAMARFVVTNPLHPDVFPGVRKMESEIVSICLNLFNGPNGAGTTTSGGTESILMSVKTHRDWARVTKGITRPEMVIPSSAHAAFWKASEYFNIKLHVIPVNQETRKANVKAMKRAVNPNTIMIVGSAPNFPDGAIDPIPELGALAKRCNIGLHVDCCLGSFIMPFLEKAGFGEGIDPFDFRVSGVTSVSCDTHKYAFCPKGTSVIMYRSSELRRFQYYVITDWSGGVYASPSMAGSRPGSVLAGAWAVLNYIGADGYTSSCRQIISAARYFTSSLRTLFPDDFYVLGDPKGPVVAFNSTTVNIYAVGDVMSKKGWHLSALGGVGGLHMAFTRLSAKSVDKLIEDLGEALKEVKASPQGSGGDMVALYGLGQTSAGPHVVGKLAETFLDTLYE; translated from the exons ATGCCTGTCTTCTCAATGCTGATAAACAACACAGAAAACTATCAACGTCGCTTCGACCAGATTGCCAGAGCTGCACTTGCTTACTGGGTCTTGAAATATGTTCTCCTCGACGGCTTTCGCCACGTCAAGGCAAAGGGGTTATGCGGCACTGTCGACGAGATCAAGAACAGCATCAAATCTCTAGTCGTCCGCGTCATGCTCACCTTCCCATCCAACAAAGTCAAACTCAATTCTGAACTAGCGAAAGCCCGAGCTGAGCTCAAAGAAAAGCTTGCGCCAAGTCAGTACCCCGATGGCGTCAGATTAACAACAGTGAAGACTTTGCCGGAAACcggaaggggaagagagtggCTAGAGAGTGAGtggaagaacttgaagaagctcgagaagggagatgTGGATAACGGGAGGGTCAGTGGAGCCGTCTATCAT GGTGGGGACGAACTCAATGCTGTCATCAACGAAGCTATGGCCAGATTTGTAGTCACCAACCCTTTGCATCCTGATGTGTTCCCTGGGGtgaggaaaatggaaagtGAGATCGTCAGCATATGTCTGAACCT ATTCAACGGGCCTAATGGGGCCGGCACAA CTACTTCTGGTGGTACCGAATCTATCCTTATGTCTGTCAAGACTCACCGAGACTGGGCACGAGTCACCAAGGGTATCACAAGACCAGAAAT GGTTATCCCATCGTCAGCACACGCGGCATTCTGGAAGGCATCGGAATATTTCAACATCAAGCTTCACGTTATCCCGGTCAATCAAGAAACCAGGAAAGCCAACGTCAAAGCTATGAAGCGTGCTGTCAATCCTAACACGATTATGATTGTCGGTTCAGCACCAAACTTCCCAGATGGCGCCATC GACCCCATTCCCGAACTTGGTGCTCTCGCGAAACGATGTAACATTGGTCTTCACGTCGACTGCTGTTTGGGTTCGTTCATTATGCCGTTCCTCGAAAAAGCCGGGTTCGGTGAAGGCATTGATCCTTTCGATTTTAGAGTCTCAGGAGTGACTAGTGTTAGTTGCGATACTCACAAATACGCCTTCTGTCCTAAAG GAACTTCGGTAATTATGTATCGTTCGTCAGAGCTAAGGAGATTCCAGTATTATGTTATCACCGACTGGTCTGGAGGGGTGTATGCAAGTCCTTCTATGGCTGGTTCGAG ACCCGGATCCGTCCTGGCGGGCGCGTGGGCAGTCCTCAACTACATCGGTGCTGA cgGCTACACCTCCTCATGTCGCCAAATCATATCCGCCGCCCGATATttcacctcttcccttcgTACGCTTTTCCCAGACGACTTCTACGTCCTCGGAGACCCCAAGGGGCCGGTAGTAGCTTTTAATAGTACTACGGTAAACATTTATGCGGTGGGGGATGTGATGAGTAAGAAGGGATGGCATTTGAGTGCCTTGGGTGGAGTTGGGGGGCTGCATATGGCTTTCACT AGACTATCAGCGAAGAGCGTAGATAAGTTGATTGAGGATTTGGGAGAAGCGTTGAAAGAGGTCAAAGCATCTCCGCAAGGCTCGGGCGGAGATATGGTCGCACTTTACG GTCTTGGGCAGACGAGCGCGGGACCGCATGTGGTGGGTAAGCTCGCAGAGACGTTCTTGGATACTTTGTACGAATAA